The genomic segment TGCTTCATTTGTATGGAGGTAGTGTACTTTTTAATCTGGCAGCTATGTCATTTGATCGTTATATTGCAATATGCAAGCCACTCAGATATAACTCTATAATGGGTCCATACACAGTTGGTGGTGTCATAGCTCTAGCTTGGGGCCTTGACATAGCCATGGTTGTTGTGTTATTTGCCCTTCAGGCAAGATTTCTAAAATGCAGGACTTTTATTGTTAATGTCTATTGTGATAATGTATCCCTGCTGCAACTCTCATGTGATGGTGATTTTACTGTTAACAATATTTATGGATTGTCTATAACTGGAATTATGCAGGTAATAAGTATGGCTGTTCAGATATTCTCCTATGTACATATCCTTAAGGTCTGCCTTCCTCAAACACAAACTGATGCTAGAATTAAGGCTGTAAACACATGTTTAGCACAGGTAATTTCATTTATTCTGTTTGAACTAGTTTCTAGTATTGCAATACTTTCATATCGTTTTCAGAATGTAGACCCCAATACACAAAAGATATGTGGTATGTTGATTTTCACAGTCCTTCCAGTTGTTAATCCAATTATATATGGAATTAAATCAAAAGACATTAGAAAAGCATTCTTCACATTGATTTATAAAAAACACAAGGTTGGATTCACATAACTATGACACAAATAATATTTGAATGTGCAAAACATTCAATTAAAAACTGTGTACTatactctgtttttatttagtaaataCACAATGAAGGGATAATTGCATAAAGCATACATTTTGCTATCCTAATTTGTCTTTGATAAAAATGGCAAATAAGATATGCTAAAAAACAGGTCTGTCAGGATACATGAAAACTGTCAGccaaagtaagtaagtaaaagtaagtaagtaaaatttatttatatagcacgtttcacacagcaaagctgaccaaagtgctgcacagagtaaggaaaataacatagaaacagaattagaccaaataaaaacagacaatggacaatagaaaaaatttattaaaaatttgtttaaacaattaaaaatttgatcaaaaagcctggcagaagagataagttttaagcctatttttaaaagtggtaatagaaggtgcaaggcggatgtctagtggcagttgattccatagacggggggcagcaacagcaaaagctctatctccctttgtttttaaccgggaacgagggacatgcaaaagaaacctatcagaagatcttagacatctgtttgatgaatgtggttTAAGAAAATCCTcgagataggaaggagcttgattattaagagttttaaaaacaaaacaaagtaagatgaaaatgaaacaaattgcTGTTTCTATTGCAGTCACATACATTAAATGGCTTTCTATTTTTTGTGGATTCTGatgtacacatttacatatacactAGCTTTTGACATAGAATTTGCATTAGTTATTGAATGGTTTTTCAGATTATGAAGGAGAAGTATATTAATTTTGACCACATGGGCTCTGGTTGGCGGTGTAGGGATACATATTGCAATTTTagacctctaaaaaaaaaaaagatctatttaaaatatgtttaattcatgtgtttttttatttttcaatgttACAATAAATTGTAGAATCATTctgtcattaattaaaaaaatgatcataTCACACCTTTATTAATACTAGTTTACTGAAAATTATGTGAATTTGAGGCTCAGGTTATCTGCTTATTTTCAGAACTTTCACATCCAAGATTAAatgatgtaaacttttgaacaggttgataggtgtaaattgttattattttggctTCTGAAAGgcacttcagaaaaaaaactactactaactgaaaaaaaaaaaaacacaataataaaacaaaatattaacaatttacaccatccatcctgttcaaatgtttacaccccctggttcttaatgtattgtgttgccttcttgaacATCAGGGAATGTTTGCACcataatagttgtgta from the Ictalurus furcatus strain D&B chromosome 17, Billie_1.0, whole genome shotgun sequence genome contains:
- the LOC128621757 gene encoding olfactory receptor 52J3-like, translated to MALQFSNNTFTFNLQIARFDVSPEAVYPVFITGSLCYLFAVFCNVSILALIVTQQSLHKPMFYIMFSLPLADLIGITCALPRLLVDIVSQTNMVYYPTCVLQGFLLHLYGGSVLFNLAAMSFDRYIAICKPLRYNSIMGPYTVGGVIALAWGLDIAMVVVLFALQARFLKCRTFIVNVYCDNVSLLQLSCDGDFTVNNIYGLSITGIMQVISMAVQIFSYVHILKVCLPQTQTDARIKAVNTCLAQVISFILFELVSSIAILSYRFQNVDPNTQKICGMLIFTVLPVVNPIIYGIKSKDIRKAFFTLIYKKHKVGFT